One genomic region from Haloprofundus salinisoli encodes:
- a CDS encoding DoxX family protein, producing the protein MRRRAVQAVFATVVLLVSPAVASAHVKYVVEGGGAGNVVRLLATVASDPVSLALVLGTGVGVVVAAAGYLRYRPAGDDVRAFRTVMDDYRDLLPWLLRLSVGLPLVGAGFAGYFFTPLVPAPTRLFGVAVGFLLLFGLATRLAATVGLVGYLVGLMFRPELLLAFEYVPAFLAIVLVGGGRPSADQLIARMADDDRTLYSRVDPFYRRVAVPFERRIAPYRPFVPTILRVGMGLSFVYLGVAQKLMNPVEALAVVEKYNLTAVVPVIPELWVVGAGLAEAVVGLALLFGAFTRASSLVAFGLFTTTLFGLPDDPVLAHISLFGLVSALLVTGGGPFSFDAWVAPETRSERSVAAD; encoded by the coding sequence ATGAGACGCCGCGCAGTTCAGGCGGTGTTTGCGACTGTCGTGTTGCTCGTTTCGCCCGCTGTTGCGAGTGCACACGTGAAATACGTCGTCGAGGGTGGCGGCGCGGGCAACGTCGTCCGTCTGCTGGCGACCGTCGCGTCCGACCCGGTGAGTCTCGCGCTCGTTCTCGGGACCGGTGTCGGGGTGGTCGTCGCCGCCGCGGGGTATCTCCGCTACCGACCCGCCGGCGACGACGTCCGCGCGTTCCGTACGGTGATGGACGACTACCGCGACCTGCTGCCGTGGTTGCTCCGGTTGAGCGTCGGCCTTCCGCTGGTCGGTGCGGGCTTCGCGGGGTATTTCTTCACGCCGCTGGTCCCCGCGCCGACCCGTCTGTTCGGCGTCGCCGTCGGCTTTCTGCTGCTCTTCGGGTTGGCGACCCGTCTCGCCGCTACCGTCGGCCTCGTCGGGTATCTCGTGGGCCTGATGTTCCGACCCGAACTCCTCTTGGCCTTCGAGTACGTCCCGGCGTTTCTCGCCATCGTCCTCGTGGGGGGCGGCCGCCCGAGCGCCGACCAGCTCATCGCGCGGATGGCCGACGACGACCGGACGCTCTACTCGCGCGTCGACCCCTTCTACCGGCGCGTCGCCGTCCCCTTCGAGCGCCGCATCGCCCCGTACCGTCCCTTCGTCCCGACGATTCTGCGCGTCGGCATGGGGCTGTCGTTCGTCTATCTCGGGGTGGCACAGAAACTGATGAACCCCGTCGAGGCGCTCGCCGTCGTGGAGAAGTACAATCTCACCGCCGTCGTTCCCGTCATCCCCGAACTGTGGGTCGTCGGTGCGGGGCTGGCCGAAGCCGTCGTCGGTCTCGCATTGCTGTTCGGTGCGTTCACCCGCGCCTCGTCGCTCGTCGCGTTCGGCCTCTTCACGACGACGCTGTTCGGACTGCCCGACGACCCCGTGCTGGCGCACATCTCGCTATTCGGTCTCGTCTCGGCGCTGCTGGTCACCGGGGGCGGACCGTTCTCGTTCGACGCCTGGGTGGCGCCAGAGACTCGTTCGGAACGGAGCGTCGCCGCTGACTGA
- a CDS encoding RtcB family protein, whose translation MTTREFDGIRLEQVRENVWEIPREGEMRVPARVLASEQLLEQIGDDKTLQQLKNATHLPGMTEHALCMPDGHQGYGFPVGGVGATDAENGCISPGAVGYDINCGVRMMRTNLSYDDLQGREEELVDELFRAIPSGLGGGGVVESDIDTVDAVLERGVDWALEAGYAVEDDLLHCEDEGRRPDADPDAVSEKAKNRGRKQLGSLGSGNHFLEVQRVTDVFREGVADAYGLSEDQIVVLIHCGSRGLGHQLCNDYLRKIEKRHGDLLAELPDRELAAAPAGSELAEAYYGAMCAAINFAWTNRQLVMHRTREVFERVFDRDWEAMEMELLYDVAHNIAKKEHHDVDGEERELYVHRKGATRAFPADHPEVPSAYRGVGQPVIIPGSMGAGSYVLCGGEQSLSLSFGSTAHGAGRVMSRTRAKQEYWGETVQSELRDQNRIYVKAQSGATVAEEAPGVYKDVDEVVRVSDALDIGDKVARTYPVCNIKG comes from the coding sequence ATGACGACGCGCGAGTTCGACGGCATCCGTCTCGAACAGGTTCGAGAGAACGTCTGGGAAATCCCGCGGGAGGGAGAGATGCGCGTCCCCGCCCGCGTCCTCGCCAGCGAACAGTTGCTCGAACAGATCGGCGACGACAAGACGCTTCAGCAGTTGAAGAACGCGACGCATCTGCCGGGGATGACCGAACACGCGCTCTGCATGCCCGACGGACACCAGGGCTACGGCTTCCCCGTCGGCGGCGTCGGGGCGACGGACGCCGAAAACGGGTGTATCTCGCCGGGGGCGGTCGGCTACGACATCAACTGCGGCGTCAGAATGATGCGAACGAACCTCTCCTACGACGACCTGCAGGGGCGCGAGGAGGAGCTCGTCGACGAACTGTTCCGGGCGATCCCCTCCGGACTCGGCGGCGGCGGCGTCGTCGAATCCGATATCGACACGGTGGACGCCGTCTTGGAGCGCGGGGTCGACTGGGCGCTCGAAGCGGGGTACGCCGTCGAAGACGACCTCTTGCACTGCGAGGACGAGGGGCGGCGACCGGACGCCGACCCCGACGCCGTGTCGGAGAAGGCCAAGAACAGGGGGCGAAAGCAGCTCGGGAGTCTCGGGTCTGGAAACCACTTTCTCGAAGTCCAGCGCGTCACCGACGTGTTCCGCGAGGGCGTCGCCGACGCCTACGGACTCTCCGAGGACCAGATCGTCGTGCTCATCCACTGCGGGAGTCGCGGCCTCGGCCACCAACTGTGCAACGACTATCTCCGGAAGATAGAGAAGCGCCACGGCGACCTGCTCGCGGAGTTACCCGACCGCGAACTGGCTGCCGCGCCCGCGGGCAGCGAACTGGCCGAGGCGTACTACGGCGCGATGTGCGCCGCCATCAACTTCGCGTGGACGAACCGACAGTTGGTGATGCACCGTACCCGGGAGGTGTTCGAGCGCGTCTTCGACCGCGACTGGGAGGCGATGGAGATGGAGCTGCTGTACGACGTCGCGCACAACATCGCCAAGAAGGAGCACCACGACGTCGACGGCGAGGAGCGAGAGCTGTACGTCCACCGGAAAGGCGCGACGCGGGCGTTCCCGGCGGACCACCCGGAGGTACCGAGCGCGTACCGCGGCGTCGGCCAACCCGTCATCATCCCCGGGAGCATGGGTGCAGGCAGTTACGTGCTGTGCGGGGGAGAACAGTCGCTGTCGCTGTCGTTCGGGTCGACGGCCCACGGCGCGGGGCGGGTGATGAGTCGGACTCGCGCCAAGCAGGAGTACTGGGGAGAGACGGTTCAGTCGGAACTCCGCGACCAGAACAGAATCTACGTGAAGGCTCAAAGCGGCGCGACCGTCGCCGAGGAGGCCCCGGGCGTCTACAAGGACGTCGACGAGGTCGTCCGTGTCTCCGACGCGCTGGACATCGGCGACAAAGTCGCGCGAACCTATCCGGTCTGTAACATCAAAGGCTAA
- a CDS encoding DUF7556 family protein, which translates to MASDVLFQNTMDSRTPKRRVTRRPPRIERGFANEHAAESSDAEVTCAFDEVDGEEALVVADIGCDDAWISMSASECVSVDAWR; encoded by the coding sequence ATGGCATCGGACGTTCTCTTTCAGAACACGATGGATTCCCGAACCCCGAAACGTCGGGTTACCCGACGCCCTCCGCGCATCGAGCGTGGGTTTGCGAACGAGCACGCCGCCGAGTCGAGCGACGCGGAAGTGACGTGTGCGTTCGACGAGGTAGACGGAGAAGAAGCACTCGTCGTTGCAGACATCGGTTGCGACGACGCGTGGATCTCGATGAGCGCGTCCGAATGCGTCTCGGTCGACGCTTGGCGGTGA
- a CDS encoding translation initiation factor eIF-2B, with translation MIDETVEEIREMQTHSSSVVAVKATRALSELLDREFATLEEYERDLERNAGALRRANPSHASLYNAMREVTESVTGETDTVDEAKTRTRETIERVVEDIERGKRRAAETAAKTFEDGETFLTHDYSSTVLEALETAVRGGIELTAYTTEARPRYLGRKTARTLGAMDRVDAHLIVDGASGYVLDECDRVIIGMDCIVDDVLYNRVGTFPMVAAANEVGVPVTIIGSGAKIIEDGFRFENEFRSPAEVMLEPAEGFTIDNPAYDATPMSLIDEVITDEQTRHY, from the coding sequence ATGATAGACGAGACGGTCGAGGAAATCCGGGAGATGCAGACCCACAGTTCCTCCGTCGTCGCCGTCAAGGCAACGCGGGCGCTCTCGGAGCTACTCGACAGGGAGTTTGCGACGCTCGAAGAGTACGAGCGTGACCTCGAACGGAACGCCGGGGCGCTCCGTCGGGCGAACCCCTCGCACGCTTCGCTGTACAACGCGATGCGAGAGGTCACAGAGAGCGTCACCGGCGAGACCGACACGGTCGACGAGGCGAAAACGCGGACGCGAGAGACGATCGAGCGCGTCGTCGAAGACATCGAACGCGGCAAACGCCGCGCCGCCGAGACCGCCGCCAAGACGTTCGAGGACGGCGAGACGTTCCTCACGCACGATTACTCCTCGACCGTCCTCGAAGCCCTCGAAACGGCCGTCAGAGGAGGAATCGAGTTGACGGCGTACACGACGGAGGCGCGGCCGCGGTACCTCGGGCGCAAGACCGCGCGCACCCTCGGGGCGATGGACCGCGTCGACGCCCACCTCATCGTCGACGGCGCGTCCGGCTACGTGTTAGACGAGTGCGACCGCGTCATCATCGGGATGGACTGCATCGTCGACGACGTGCTGTACAACCGCGTCGGCACGTTCCCGATGGTCGCGGCGGCCAACGAAGTCGGCGTTCCCGTCACCATCATCGGCTCCGGCGCGAAAATCATCGAGGACGGCTTCCGCTTCGAGAACGAGTTCCGCTCGCCCGCCGAGGTGATGCTCGAACCCGCCGAGGGCTTCACCATCGACAACCCCGCCTACGACGCGACGCCGATGTCGCTCATCGACGAGGTCATCACCGACGAGCAGACGCGGCACTACTGA
- a CDS encoding Gfo/Idh/MocA family protein, protein MALTVGMLGYRFMGQAHSNALARLPMFFPDAPEVVRHTLVGRDEEALSDAADRFGFEHTATDWEDVVGEVDVFYNLGPNHLHADPSIAALEAGTHVFCEKPLAPTLDEAERMRDAAADAEGVAGCAFNYRFIPAIQYAKRLIDDGEIGEIRHVDGRYMQDWLADPDAPWAWRMDKELAGSGALGDLGAHTVDLARFLVGEQAGDIDSVSGHLRTFVDERPVPGEDETRPVTVDDAYTAEAEFENGAMGTFEASRVATGHKNDHTIRVHGSKGSLKFSLERINELELLKEGNRGYETILVTDESDPYVDHWWPPGHVLGWEHTFVHENYEFLSAADAGEEFHPSFDDAYEVQQVLDAIERSDESGERVSLD, encoded by the coding sequence ATGGCTCTGACAGTCGGTATGCTCGGCTATCGGTTCATGGGACAGGCACACTCGAACGCGCTGGCGCGCCTCCCGATGTTCTTCCCTGACGCGCCCGAGGTGGTCCGTCACACGCTCGTCGGCCGCGACGAGGAGGCGCTTTCGGACGCCGCCGACCGCTTCGGCTTCGAGCACACCGCCACCGACTGGGAGGACGTCGTCGGCGAGGTGGACGTGTTCTACAATCTCGGGCCGAACCACCTCCACGCCGACCCCTCCATCGCGGCGCTGGAAGCGGGTACGCACGTCTTCTGCGAGAAACCGCTCGCGCCGACGCTGGATGAGGCCGAGCGGATGCGCGACGCCGCCGCCGACGCGGAGGGCGTCGCCGGCTGTGCGTTCAACTACCGGTTCATCCCCGCCATCCAGTACGCGAAACGGCTCATCGACGACGGCGAGATCGGCGAGATTCGCCACGTCGACGGGCGCTACATGCAGGACTGGCTCGCCGACCCCGACGCGCCGTGGGCGTGGCGGATGGACAAAGAGCTCGCCGGCAGCGGCGCGCTCGGCGACCTCGGCGCGCACACGGTCGACCTCGCGCGCTTTCTCGTCGGCGAGCAGGCCGGCGACATCGACAGCGTGAGCGGTCACCTCCGAACGTTCGTCGACGAGCGTCCGGTCCCCGGGGAAGACGAGACTCGACCGGTCACCGTCGACGACGCCTACACCGCCGAGGCCGAGTTCGAAAACGGCGCGATGGGGACGTTCGAGGCGTCCCGCGTCGCCACCGGCCACAAGAACGACCACACGATTCGCGTCCACGGGTCGAAAGGGAGCCTGAAGTTCTCGCTCGAACGCATCAACGAGCTCGAACTCCTCAAGGAAGGTAACCGCGGCTACGAGACCATCCTCGTCACCGACGAGTCAGACCCCTACGTCGACCACTGGTGGCCGCCGGGCCACGTCCTCGGCTGGGAGCACACGTTCGTCCACGAGAACTACGAGTTCCTCAGTGCGGCCGACGCGGGCGAGGAGTTCCATCCGTCGTTCGATGACGCCTACGAGGTTCAGCAGGTACTCGACGCCATCGAGCGGAGCGACGAGAGCGGAGAACGGGTTTCGCTCGACTGA
- a CDS encoding NUDIX hydrolase — protein MSDRPSVETPRDAESPGDGRIRVVALGVVRRDDELLVFEGESAETGTYYRPLGGGVEYGEHSVDALRREFREELEVELTRVHELGTFEDVFTLDGEECHEIQRVYGAEFVHQWPYQMDSFTAHEPDTGEELDCHWKSLSEFTENGATLFPEKLPSVL, from the coding sequence ATGAGCGACCGGCCCTCCGTCGAGACGCCGCGAGACGCCGAATCACCCGGAGACGGGCGTATCCGCGTCGTCGCCCTCGGCGTCGTCCGCCGCGACGACGAACTGCTCGTCTTCGAGGGTGAGTCCGCGGAGACCGGTACCTACTACCGCCCGCTCGGCGGCGGCGTCGAGTACGGCGAGCACAGCGTCGATGCGCTTCGCCGCGAGTTTCGCGAGGAACTGGAAGTCGAACTGACGAGAGTTCACGAACTCGGCACGTTCGAGGACGTGTTCACGCTCGACGGCGAGGAGTGTCACGAGATTCAGCGCGTCTACGGCGCGGAGTTCGTCCACCAGTGGCCCTACCAGATGGACTCCTTTACGGCCCACGAACCCGACACCGGCGAGGAGCTCGACTGCCATTGGAAGTCGCTGTCGGAGTTCACCGAGAACGGAGCGACGCTGTTTCCCGAAAAGCTGCCGAGCGTACTCTGA
- a CDS encoding sugar phosphate isomerase/epimerase family protein, with amino-acid sequence MDIGVLTVPLGGQSLEEALDYLDGIGVSAVELGVGGHPGEAHVGRRELLDDQDARADLLDLLDDHGMYISALATHNNPLHPDEETADEADTELREAIELADELDVDAVTCFSGLPAGGPDDDVPNWITAPWPTEHADAHEYQWDVATDYWSGLANHAADHGVQIAIEMHPNMLVYEPSGMLRLREATNQYVGANFDPSHLYWQGIDVLAAIRYLGEAGAIHHVHAKDTRVYDDRSRIKGVLDTTPYTEEPDRSWLFRTVGYGHGEEHWKDIVSTLRMVGYDGALSIEHEDSLTSSQEGLEKAVELLQRSVFETTPGEAHWV; translated from the coding sequence ATGGACATCGGAGTACTCACCGTCCCCCTCGGCGGACAGTCGCTCGAAGAAGCGCTCGACTACCTCGACGGCATCGGCGTCTCCGCGGTCGAACTCGGCGTCGGCGGTCACCCCGGAGAGGCGCACGTCGGCCGACGCGAACTGCTCGACGACCAGGATGCGCGGGCCGACCTGCTCGACCTGCTCGACGACCACGGGATGTACATCAGCGCGCTGGCGACGCACAACAACCCGCTGCACCCCGACGAGGAGACGGCCGACGAAGCCGATACCGAACTCCGCGAGGCCATCGAGCTCGCCGACGAACTCGACGTCGACGCAGTCACCTGTTTCTCGGGGCTTCCCGCCGGCGGTCCCGACGACGACGTGCCGAACTGGATCACCGCGCCGTGGCCGACCGAACACGCCGACGCCCACGAGTACCAGTGGGACGTCGCCACCGACTACTGGTCGGGGCTCGCGAACCACGCCGCCGACCACGGGGTCCAGATCGCCATCGAGATGCATCCGAACATGCTCGTCTACGAACCCTCGGGGATGCTGCGTCTGCGCGAAGCGACCAACCAGTACGTCGGCGCGAACTTCGACCCCTCGCACCTGTACTGGCAGGGAATCGACGTGCTCGCCGCCATCCGCTACCTCGGCGAGGCGGGGGCCATCCACCACGTCCACGCGAAGGACACCCGCGTCTACGACGACCGCTCGCGCATCAAAGGCGTCCTCGACACCACGCCGTACACCGAGGAACCCGACCGCTCGTGGCTGTTCCGGACCGTCGGCTACGGCCACGGCGAGGAGCACTGGAAGGATATCGTCTCGACGCTCCGGATGGTCGGCTACGACGGCGCGCTCTCCATCGAACACGAGGACTCGCTCACCTCGTCGCAGGAGGGACTGGAGAAAGCGGTCGAACTGCTCCAGCGGTCGGTGTTCGAGACGACGCCCGGCGAAGCCCACTGGGTGTAG
- a CDS encoding Gfo/Idh/MocA family protein yields the protein MTSDTPVRVGVVGLGNIGHYHADRLTDLGATLVGGMDIQADARRRFAEKYGVEAYDDKYELFDDVDAVIVTTPNRFHEEYAVAALDAGIDVLLEKPLAHNLESAERIAEAAEASDALCMVGFNNRFANPVEVIKSYQRDGEFGEMQHVEANYVRRRGIPGRGSWFTSKDIAGGGALIDIGVHAIDLALYFLDFPEIVEVSGVTRSQFGNQDDYAFVEMWGEDIGPEGFDVDDSASAFIRSVDGQTISLEVAWATNRPTNDEFVLRGSEAGARFDRASHELTLYETGKNGTDHLRDTDIQTQANDTHKSEQRLFLEAVASGNHPERNTVEQGLAVQRVIDAIYRSSAEGKAIRLDTESEAAPELD from the coding sequence ATGACTTCGGACACGCCAGTACGGGTCGGGGTGGTCGGCCTCGGTAACATCGGTCACTACCACGCCGACCGGTTGACGGATTTAGGCGCGACGCTCGTCGGCGGCATGGACATCCAAGCCGACGCTCGACGACGCTTCGCCGAGAAGTACGGCGTCGAGGCGTACGACGACAAGTACGAGCTGTTCGACGACGTCGACGCCGTCATCGTAACGACACCGAATCGCTTCCACGAGGAGTACGCCGTCGCGGCGCTAGACGCCGGCATCGACGTGCTGCTGGAGAAGCCGCTCGCGCACAACTTAGAGAGCGCCGAGCGCATCGCCGAGGCCGCCGAGGCGTCGGACGCGCTCTGTATGGTCGGGTTCAACAACCGCTTCGCCAACCCCGTCGAGGTCATCAAGAGCTACCAGCGCGACGGCGAGTTCGGCGAGATGCAACACGTCGAGGCCAACTACGTCCGTCGTCGCGGCATCCCCGGCCGCGGGTCGTGGTTCACCTCCAAGGACATCGCCGGCGGCGGCGCGCTCATCGACATCGGCGTCCACGCTATCGACCTCGCGCTCTACTTCCTCGACTTCCCCGAAATCGTCGAAGTGTCGGGCGTCACCCGCTCGCAGTTCGGCAACCAGGACGACTACGCCTTCGTCGAGATGTGGGGCGAGGATATCGGTCCAGAAGGGTTTGACGTCGACGACTCCGCGAGCGCCTTCATCCGCTCGGTGGACGGTCAGACCATCTCCTTGGAAGTCGCGTGGGCGACGAACCGACCGACGAACGACGAGTTCGTCCTCCGCGGCTCGGAAGCCGGCGCGCGCTTCGACCGCGCGAGTCACGAACTGACGCTGTACGAGACGGGCAAGAACGGCACCGACCACCTGCGCGACACCGACATTCAGACGCAGGCGAACGACACCCACAAATCCGAACAGCGCCTATTCCTCGAAGCCGTCGCCTCCGGGAACCACCCCGAGCGGAACACCGTCGAACAGGGCCTCGCGGTCCAGCGCGTCATCGACGCCATCTACCGCTCCTCGGCGGAGGGGAAAGCGATTCGTCTCGACACCGAGTCCGAAGCGGCACCCGAACTCGACTGA
- a CDS encoding ABC transporter ATP-binding protein: MGDVKLEHVTKRYDDVTAVDDMNMQVQDGEFVCLVGPSGCGKSTTMEMIAGLTIPTEGTIHIGGREVTNLPPKDRGVAMVFQNIALFPHMDVYDNISFGLRLRDYEKEEIDRRVERASDIVQLEGMLDRMPDEMSGGQRQRVAIARAIVRNPDVFLMDEPLANLDAKLRVHMRTELQRLHKELDTTIIYVTHDQAEAMTMSDRIAVIDSGQLQQIDPPLTCYNEPENLFVAGFIGSPAMNFLDGTVTQQGFEHDTGVTIEFDPAQMGVEVGQEVTLGVRPEDVYPINQSESLSHPSMSIDTTTDVLEPMGDEIFVYLLLDDDGSSMDMEAAQQNQLLMSVDPDSDIVEDQEFDVVLDRSRIHLFDTRSGRALQHGLVKLTSAENVTETGAETDD, encoded by the coding sequence ATGGGAGACGTAAAACTCGAACACGTAACGAAACGGTACGACGACGTAACGGCAGTCGACGACATGAACATGCAAGTCCAAGACGGGGAGTTCGTCTGCCTCGTCGGCCCCTCGGGGTGTGGGAAGTCGACAACCATGGAGATGATCGCCGGCCTCACCATCCCGACGGAGGGGACCATCCATATCGGCGGCCGCGAGGTGACGAACCTCCCGCCGAAGGACCGCGGAGTGGCGATGGTGTTCCAGAACATCGCGCTGTTCCCGCACATGGATGTCTACGACAACATCAGCTTCGGCCTCCGACTCCGCGACTACGAGAAGGAGGAGATAGACCGCCGCGTCGAGCGCGCCTCCGACATCGTCCAGTTGGAGGGGATGCTCGACCGCATGCCCGACGAGATGTCCGGCGGCCAGCGTCAGCGCGTCGCCATCGCCCGCGCCATCGTCCGGAACCCCGACGTGTTCCTGATGGACGAGCCGCTGGCGAACCTCGACGCGAAACTGCGCGTCCACATGCGGACGGAACTGCAGCGCCTGCACAAGGAGCTGGACACGACCATCATCTACGTCACCCACGACCAGGCGGAGGCGATGACGATGTCCGACCGCATCGCCGTCATCGACAGCGGCCAACTCCAGCAGATCGATCCGCCGCTGACCTGCTACAACGAACCGGAGAACCTGTTCGTCGCGGGCTTCATCGGCTCGCCGGCGATGAACTTCCTCGACGGAACCGTCACCCAGCAAGGCTTCGAACACGACACCGGCGTCACCATCGAGTTCGACCCCGCGCAGATGGGCGTCGAAGTCGGCCAAGAGGTGACTCTCGGCGTCCGCCCGGAGGACGTCTACCCGATCAACCAGTCGGAGTCGCTCTCGCACCCCTCGATGAGTATCGACACGACGACGGACGTGCTCGAACCGATGGGTGACGAGATCTTCGTCTACCTGTTGTTGGACGACGACGGGTCGAGCATGGACATGGAGGCGGCACAGCAGAACCAGCTGCTTATGAGCGTCGACCCCGACAGCGACATCGTCGAGGACCAGGAGTTCGACGTCGTGCTCGACCGGAGCCGGATTCACCTCTTCGACACCAGGTCGGGGCGGGCGCTCCAGCACGGCCTTGTCAAGTTGACCAGCGCGGAGAACGTCACCGAGACCGGCGCAGAAACCGACGACTGA
- a CDS encoding carbohydrate ABC transporter permease, which produces MGSEPQSGDSTTTIGTSGDRELKRGPFSRWVSSSIKNPERTYRAMFYVVTAFFLLTTLFPFYWLLVLALTPPRALQNVGLYPPGGTLNVESFAVVFQRVPFHIFMFNSFVLGILTTVIVLLLASLAGYVFGRLRFPGRGPLMLAILAISYFPPAAFLLPLYDLFTGNVAIPIPFTGLAVGFPELYNTPGAMVLPFSALFMPLSIFILTTFYGQIPDGLEDAARVEGTTRLGALFRVIIPLSAPGVATAGVLTFISVYNEFFFSFLMNNGEPGSWAPLVAGIIGLQGQYDTPYHLMAAASIIGVLPVAILVIVAQEKIVSGLTAGALKE; this is translated from the coding sequence ATGGGAAGCGAACCACAGTCCGGCGATTCGACGACGACCATCGGCACCAGCGGCGACCGCGAACTGAAACGCGGGCCGTTCAGCCGCTGGGTGAGCAGTTCGATTAAGAACCCCGAACGGACGTACCGCGCGATGTTCTACGTCGTGACGGCGTTCTTCCTGCTTACGACGCTGTTCCCGTTCTACTGGCTGCTCGTGCTGGCGCTGACACCGCCGCGGGCGCTGCAGAACGTGGGTCTCTACCCGCCGGGCGGAACGCTGAACGTCGAGTCGTTCGCCGTCGTGTTCCAGCGCGTGCCGTTCCACATCTTCATGTTCAACAGCTTCGTGTTGGGTATCCTGACGACGGTCATCGTCCTGCTGTTGGCGAGTCTCGCGGGCTACGTCTTCGGCCGCCTCCGGTTCCCCGGACGCGGACCGCTGATGCTCGCCATCCTCGCCATCTCGTACTTCCCGCCGGCGGCGTTCCTGCTGCCGCTGTACGACCTCTTCACGGGGAACGTAGCGATTCCCATCCCCTTCACCGGCCTCGCCGTCGGCTTCCCGGAGCTGTACAACACGCCGGGCGCGATGGTGCTGCCGTTCAGCGCGCTGTTCATGCCGCTGTCCATCTTCATCCTCACGACCTTCTACGGACAGATTCCCGACGGGTTGGAGGACGCCGCCCGCGTCGAAGGGACGACGCGACTCGGCGCGCTGTTCCGCGTCATCATCCCGCTGTCAGCACCCGGGGTGGCGACGGCGGGCGTGCTCACGTTCATCAGCGTCTACAACGAGTTCTTCTTCTCGTTCCTGATGAACAACGGCGAACCCGGCAGCTGGGCCCCGCTCGTCGCGGGTATCATCGGCTTGCAGGGACAGTACGACACGCCGTACCACCTGATGGCGGCGGCGAGCATCATCGGCGTGCTGCCGGTGGCCATCCTGGTCATCGTCGCACAGGAGAAAATCGTCAGCGGCCTCACGGCCGGCGCACTCAAGGAGTAA
- a CDS encoding carbohydrate ABC transporter permease — protein MENLSETAYAYLLLVPALILLLVIAVYPLVTTFWMSLFADALSGSANLGQFVGITNYVELLTNQRSYALPSAFMPTSLTPNGIFASALGVTLVFTLVSVFFETIIGFGQALVLDQDFRGRRWVRVAIIIPWAVPIVIQGMIFYLLFQPGIGFLIGTSQDPSLLNQLTWIGTTPLANTVDATSIIIVADIWKTSAFMALLILAGLQSIDRSLYDVAKVAGASQWQQFKMITMPLIMPTVLVAMLFRTIAAMRVYGIIETTSACTTVPSLSCLVVTSFNQRAYGTAASVAFITAAIIGVAVSVYIVKFADAEGGGF, from the coding sequence ATGGAGAACTTAAGCGAGACGGCGTACGCGTATTTGCTGCTCGTGCCGGCGCTGATACTGCTGCTGGTGATCGCGGTGTACCCGCTCGTCACGACGTTCTGGATGTCGCTGTTCGCCGACGCGCTGTCGGGTTCGGCTAACCTCGGCCAGTTCGTGGGTATCACCAACTACGTCGAGCTCCTGACGAACCAACGGAGCTACGCGCTCCCCTCGGCGTTCATGCCGACGTCGCTGACGCCGAACGGCATCTTCGCCAGTGCGCTCGGCGTGACGCTCGTCTTCACGCTCGTGAGCGTCTTCTTCGAGACCATCATCGGGTTCGGACAGGCGCTCGTCCTCGACCAGGATTTCCGAGGCCGACGCTGGGTGCGGGTTGCCATCATCATCCCGTGGGCGGTGCCGATCGTCATCCAGGGGATGATCTTCTACCTGCTGTTCCAGCCCGGCATCGGCTTCCTCATCGGAACCAGCCAGGACCCGTCGCTACTGAATCAGCTCACGTGGATCGGGACGACGCCGCTGGCGAACACGGTGGACGCGACGAGCATCATCATCGTCGCCGACATCTGGAAGACGTCGGCGTTCATGGCGCTTCTCATCCTCGCCGGACTGCAGAGCATCGACCGCTCGCTGTACGACGTGGCGAAGGTCGCCGGCGCGTCGCAGTGGCAGCAGTTCAAGATGATCACGATGCCGCTCATCATGCCGACGGTGCTGGTCGCGATGCTGTTCCGCACCATCGCGGCGATGCGCGTCTACGGTATCATCGAGACGACGTCCGCCTGCACGACGGTGCCGTCGCTGTCGTGTCTGGTCGTCACGAGCTTCAATCAACGCGCGTACGGGACTGCGGCGTCCGTCGCGTTCATCACAGCCGCCATCATCGGCGTCGCGGTGTCCGTCTACATCGTGAAGTTCGCCGACGCTGAAGGAGGTGGATTCTAA